The following are encoded in a window of Candidatus Margulisiibacteriota bacterium genomic DNA:
- the ribD gene encoding bifunctional diaminohydroxyphosphoribosylaminopyrimidine deaminase/5-amino-6-(5-phosphoribosylamino)uracil reductase RibD — MAPDKDKEYMKLALKLASKAWPHVSPDPLVGAVLVKAGKVIGTGLHKKFGEPHSEHYAVKAAGKSAKGSTLYITLEPCCHWGKNPPCTDLLIRSGIKRVVAAIKDPNPLVNGKGFRALKRAGIKVRTGVLEKEAARLNEFFIKHITTGLPFVMLKSASTLDGKIATSTGDSRWVSGKLSRRYVHELRSRVDAVMVGIGTVLKDDPLLTSRQKGKEPAVQPIRIVIDPLAKTPLNAKVIGNGAETIIAVTSKASPVKLRKLERKGAQIVIAPAKNGVINLKHLLKELGRGGICSVLIEGGGITAARALKQKIVDKVVYFIAPKLIGGRDAPSPVEGDGILSMKDALSLKDVGMKRMGNDIMVEGYIK, encoded by the coding sequence ATGGCCCCGGATAAAGACAAAGAATACATGAAGCTGGCGCTGAAACTTGCTTCAAAGGCCTGGCCTCATGTTTCCCCGGATCCTCTGGTTGGCGCTGTCCTTGTTAAAGCAGGGAAAGTGATAGGCACCGGCCTTCACAAAAAATTCGGCGAGCCTCATTCGGAGCATTATGCCGTTAAAGCCGCGGGGAAAAGTGCCAAGGGCTCCACTCTTTACATCACTCTTGAGCCCTGCTGCCACTGGGGAAAGAACCCTCCCTGCACAGACCTTCTCATCAGGTCGGGGATCAAGCGGGTGGTGGCGGCGATCAAAGACCCCAATCCCCTGGTCAATGGAAAAGGGTTCAGGGCGCTGAAAAGGGCAGGCATAAAAGTAAGGACCGGGGTGCTTGAAAAAGAGGCGGCAAGGCTAAACGAGTTCTTTATTAAGCACATAACCACCGGACTGCCTTTTGTCATGCTCAAATCCGCCTCCACACTTGACGGCAAGATAGCCACCAGCACGGGCGACAGCCGCTGGGTTTCCGGAAAGCTTTCCAGGCGTTATGTGCACGAACTCAGGAGCAGGGTCGATGCTGTAATGGTTGGGATCGGAACGGTCCTAAAAGATGATCCCCTTCTAACATCAAGGCAAAAGGGGAAAGAGCCTGCTGTTCAGCCCATAAGGATAGTAATAGATCCGCTGGCAAAAACACCTTTAAATGCCAAAGTCATTGGGAATGGTGCGGAAACTATCATAGCAGTAACCTCAAAAGCCTCCCCGGTAAAACTCCGTAAACTCGAAAGAAAAGGAGCCCAAATAGTAATTGCCCCGGCGAAAAACGGGGTCATAAATCTCAAACACCTTTTGAAGGAGCTTGGAAGGGGCGGTATCTGCAGCGTTCTTATAGAAGGCGGAGGGATCACTGCTGCAAGAGCGCTTAAACAAAAAATCGTGGATAAGGTCGTTTATTTTATAGCGCCAAAGCTTATCGGAGGAAGGGATGCCCCCTCTCCGGTAGAAGGGGACGGGATCTTGTCCATGAAAGATGCTCTCAGCCTAAAGGATGTGGGCATGAAAAGGATGGGCAATGATATAATGGTCGAGGGCTATATCAAATAA
- the rpe gene encoding ribulose-phosphate 3-epimerase yields MIKVAPSILSADFSRLGQEISAVEKAGADLLHIDVMDGHFVRNITIGPLVVKAARKSTSLTLDTHLMIENPERYVEAFIKAGSGIISFHIETTPDPLKLIKMIEDLGAAPALAINPDTPAQAIERFLDKVKMVLVMTVFPGFEGQKFIPDALKSVRAIRETANKRELGLDIEVDGGINPQTAKEAVDAGANILVAGSAVFYSKDYGTAISRIRTAK; encoded by the coding sequence ATGATTAAAGTAGCTCCCTCCATACTATCGGCCGATTTTTCCCGTCTGGGTCAGGAGATCTCGGCAGTGGAAAAGGCCGGAGCGGACCTTTTGCACATCGATGTCATGGACGGGCATTTTGTCAGGAACATAACCATCGGGCCTCTTGTGGTCAAGGCTGCAAGAAAAAGCACTTCCCTTACCCTTGACACTCATCTTATGATAGAGAACCCGGAAAGATATGTCGAGGCTTTCATCAAAGCCGGCAGCGGCATTATCTCTTTCCACATAGAAACGACCCCGGACCCTCTTAAGCTTATAAAGATGATTGAAGACCTTGGAGCGGCTCCGGCGCTTGCTATAAATCCTGACACTCCGGCACAAGCCATAGAGCGATTTCTTGACAAGGTAAAGATGGTTCTCGTAATGACCGTTTTCCCTGGTTTTGAGGGGCAAAAGTTCATTCCGGACGCGCTAAAAAGCGTCCGGGCCATAAGAGAGACCGCAAATAAAAGAGAGCTGGGCCTTGACATAGAAGTGGACGGAGGAATAAACCCGCAGACCGCTAAAGAAGCCGTAGATGCCGGGGCTAACATACTTGTGGCTGGGTCCGCGGTGTTCTACTCAAAAGATTACGGTACTGCCATAAGCCGCATAAGGACGGCAAAATAG
- a CDS encoding PASTA domain-containing protein has product MTEQYLYFLGAAAIVGIAGYLFGSGRLTFGPLAAGILLCLILIPVAFNSFVWMYGTSARETLVPNVLGLSSSEAFSAVKDAGLAPEISGISFSKKAAGTVLSQRPPAGKKVKAGRTVEIVLSAMEKGTAVPNVVGLSRQAAEDLLSEKGFIIEETFVVSEGSAEDTVIDQSPGAGVALSGGSSVAITVSAKGEQND; this is encoded by the coding sequence ATGACAGAGCAGTACCTGTATTTTTTGGGCGCCGCAGCAATAGTGGGAATAGCCGGTTATCTGTTCGGTTCGGGCAGGCTGACCTTTGGGCCTCTTGCGGCAGGGATCCTGTTGTGCCTTATTCTCATTCCGGTGGCTTTCAATTCCTTTGTCTGGATGTACGGGACCTCGGCCAGGGAAACTCTGGTCCCAAATGTGCTGGGGCTATCCAGCTCAGAGGCCTTTTCCGCAGTAAAAGATGCCGGCCTGGCGCCGGAAATAAGCGGTATTTCTTTTTCAAAAAAAGCGGCCGGGACCGTGCTTTCACAAAGACCTCCGGCAGGTAAAAAAGTCAAAGCCGGCAGAACAGTCGAGATCGTGCTCAGTGCTATGGAAAAAGGCACCGCTGTCCCGAATGTGGTGGGGCTTTCCAGACAGGCGGCCGAAGACCTTCTTTCCGAAAAAGGGTTCATAATAGAAGAGACTTTTGTAGTGTCTGAGGGGTCTGCCGAGGATACGGTTATAGACCAGTCCCCCGGAGCAGGAGTAGCGCTTTCGGGAGGTTCTTCGGTAGCCATAACGGTATCGGCCAAAGGAGAACAAAATGATTAA
- a CDS encoding serine/threonine-protein kinase, with translation MDRILKSKYKITGKLCESDRSITYRGSHAETGANLLIKIFKRSYLNSILTKKLKKDISVLSRLDHPSVPRLLDGDYGWQGFYFVREFVEGSDFSSAKKPLEVEKARGIAEGICEALEAAHKSKIVHGNLSPGNIFLEGSKIKVADFGINAAVNSSIEKLSSTLMEKGSAYLSPEEILGQAPDVSSDIYKLGIFMYLCLTGCLPFSEEKRPVLAALKKVRCSPQSPSALNPKVPKFMDDIVMKCLERDPLLRFPSASYVKESLENSALMLPHCLSIEMPELGIFDNGKKETPEEKKKEAEKKEFEQAEGRKSGRSLFRWMLAAFLASVAGGMIYSLVQILVMGE, from the coding sequence ATGGACAGGATCTTAAAGAGCAAATATAAGATCACGGGCAAGCTTTGCGAAAGCGACCGGAGCATTACTTACAGGGGCTCACACGCGGAAACCGGCGCAAATCTTCTTATTAAGATCTTCAAGCGCAGCTATTTGAACAGTATTCTGACCAAGAAACTCAAAAAAGACATCTCCGTCCTTTCGAGGCTGGACCATCCTTCCGTTCCCAGACTGCTGGACGGTGATTACGGCTGGCAGGGCTTCTACTTTGTCCGTGAATTCGTCGAAGGCAGCGACTTTTCCTCCGCCAAAAAACCTCTCGAAGTGGAAAAAGCGCGCGGCATTGCGGAAGGCATCTGCGAAGCTCTTGAAGCCGCGCACAAAAGCAAAATAGTGCATGGGAACCTTAGCCCGGGGAACATTTTTTTGGAAGGTTCTAAAATTAAGGTGGCGGATTTCGGCATTAACGCTGCGGTCAACAGTTCCATAGAAAAGCTCTCCTCTACCCTCATGGAAAAAGGCTCGGCATACCTGTCCCCCGAAGAGATACTGGGACAGGCTCCTGATGTAAGCTCCGATATCTACAAGCTTGGAATATTCATGTACCTCTGTCTTACGGGGTGCCTGCCTTTTTCTGAGGAAAAAAGGCCGGTGCTTGCGGCGCTCAAAAAAGTGCGCTGCTCCCCTCAGTCCCCTTCCGCGCTAAATCCCAAGGTCCCCAAATTTATGGATGACATAGTCATGAAATGCCTCGAAAGGGACCCTCTTTTGAGGTTTCCTTCGGCTTCCTATGTAAAGGAGAGCCTTGAAAACAGCGCCCTCATGCTGCCCCACTGCCTCTCCATAGAAATGCCGGAGCTGGGCATTTTTGACAACGGAAAAAAAGAGACCCCGGAAGAAAAAAAGAAAGAGGCAGAAAAAAAGGAGTTTGAGCAGGCGGAAGGCAGAAAAAGCGGAAGGAGCCTCTTCCGCTGGATGCTTGCCGCCTTTCTGGCTTCAGTGGCCGGCGGGATGATCTACTCGCTGGTCCAAATACTTGTAATGGGAGAATAA
- the carA gene encoding glutamine-hydrolyzing carbamoyl-phosphate synthase small subunit, with amino-acid sequence MKGILMLEDGAYFEGEAFGSCGTAFGEAVFNTGMTGYQEVLTDPSYQGQIVTMTYPLIGNYGVNPDDTESRRIFASGFVVRQESRIFSSWRAQESLGEYLKKNAITGLCNVDTRAITRHIRNRGAMRSAISTEDLDIGSLHKKVLASRSMNGADLAKEVSCKAPYRWEEGRRDFLKGSAKKLGSQHQVVVYDFGVKHNILRILSSLNCRVMVVPGTTAAEEVLKMKPDGVLFSNGPGDPSAVSYGIEAAQKLAGKLPIFGICLGHQILALAFGAKTFKLKFGHRGSNHPVKDLRTGKVEITSQNHGFAVEASSFKNTNIEITHINLNDGTCEGFSHKFMPVFSVQYHPEASPGPLDSQALFNRFVSMMEKKQ; translated from the coding sequence ATGAAAGGCATTCTTATGCTGGAGGATGGGGCCTATTTTGAGGGCGAAGCCTTTGGCTCCTGCGGGACGGCTTTTGGCGAGGCCGTTTTTAACACCGGGATGACCGGTTATCAGGAAGTGCTGACGGACCCCTCCTACCAGGGACAGATCGTGACCATGACCTATCCTCTGATAGGCAACTACGGGGTCAATCCCGACGATACGGAATCAAGACGGATCTTTGCCTCCGGCTTTGTCGTTAGGCAGGAAAGCCGCATCTTCAGCAGCTGGAGGGCGCAGGAGAGCCTTGGAGAGTATCTGAAAAAAAACGCTATAACCGGGCTTTGCAATGTTGACACAAGGGCTATTACGAGGCACATAAGGAACCGCGGGGCCATGCGCAGCGCTATTTCTACGGAAGACCTTGACATCGGCAGCCTGCACAAGAAAGTGCTTGCTTCAAGGTCAATGAACGGAGCCGACCTTGCAAAAGAGGTGAGCTGTAAGGCCCCCTACCGGTGGGAAGAGGGCCGCAGGGATTTCTTAAAGGGCAGCGCAAAAAAACTGGGGTCTCAGCACCAAGTAGTGGTTTATGATTTTGGGGTCAAGCATAACATATTGAGGATCTTGAGCTCGCTCAATTGCAGGGTAATGGTGGTACCAGGGACAACTGCAGCAGAAGAGGTGCTTAAGATGAAACCCGACGGGGTCCTGTTCTCAAACGGTCCCGGCGATCCCTCCGCGGTGTCCTACGGGATAGAAGCCGCCCAGAAGCTCGCAGGAAAGCTTCCCATCTTCGGGATCTGCCTCGGCCATCAGATACTTGCTCTTGCTTTTGGGGCAAAGACATTCAAGCTCAAGTTCGGCCACAGAGGAAGCAATCATCCGGTCAAGGACTTAAGGACGGGAAAGGTAGAGATAACCTCACAAAACCACGGGTTTGCCGTAGAGGCCTCGTCTTTTAAGAACACCAATATAGAGATAACCCACATAAACCTTAACGACGGGACCTGCGAAGGCTTTTCCCACAAATTCATGCCCGTTTTCTCCGTTCAGTATCATCCCGAGGCATCTCCCGGCCCTTTGGACAGCCAGGCCTTGTTCAACCGCTTTGTTTCCATGATGGAAAAGAAACAGTAA
- a CDS encoding NAD(+)/NADH kinase encodes MAVLGVFIKEGDKRVLDYAGDLIRDLAIRKHTILVLKDQAGLLKGVPASPRIISSFKKASFLLAVGGDGTMLRSARLFSSLDLPILGINLGRRGFLTEVGIEEVLEVLPKIIAGGYFLDRRMMLDVKVKREKKTISSSLALNDAVIGKNGIARLIRLEAWHNGNLVTTYGSDGLIVSTPTGSTGHNLSAGGPILDSSLKSLILTAICSTSISNRSIVIDSKGALKIKVVSVPKGMDGTLTLDGQTVIKLGTGDEVLITRADSMTKFVRLKHRNFFSVLKGKLGWEG; translated from the coding sequence ATGGCTGTCCTGGGAGTGTTCATTAAAGAAGGCGACAAAAGGGTTCTGGATTATGCGGGTGATCTTATCAGGGACCTTGCAATAAGGAAGCACACAATACTTGTGTTAAAGGACCAGGCCGGGCTTTTAAAAGGTGTTCCCGCATCGCCGCGCATTATTTCATCCTTCAAAAAAGCCTCTTTCCTGCTTGCCGTGGGCGGGGACGGGACCATGCTCAGGAGCGCGCGTCTTTTTTCTTCCCTGGACCTTCCCATACTCGGCATCAACCTGGGGCGCAGGGGGTTTTTGACCGAGGTTGGCATAGAAGAAGTGCTTGAAGTCCTTCCTAAAATAATAGCGGGCGGCTATTTTTTGGACCGGAGAATGATGCTGGATGTAAAAGTGAAAAGAGAAAAAAAGACTATCAGCTCTTCGCTTGCCCTTAACGACGCGGTGATAGGAAAGAACGGCATAGCAAGGCTGATAAGGCTTGAAGCCTGGCACAACGGCAATCTTGTCACGACCTACGGCTCGGACGGACTGATAGTTTCCACGCCAACAGGATCTACCGGGCATAACCTGTCGGCCGGCGGCCCAATTCTCGATTCTTCCCTTAAGTCTTTGATACTTACAGCCATCTGCTCGACCTCCATCAGCAACAGGTCCATTGTGATAGACAGCAAAGGGGCCTTAAAGATAAAGGTGGTTTCGGTGCCAAAGGGAATGGACGGGACGCTGACCCTTGACGGGCAGACCGTTATAAAGCTGGGGACCGGGGATGAGGTCCTGATAACCAGGGCCGACAGCATGACAAAATTCGTTCGCCTTAAGCACCGCAATTTCTTTTCTGTGCTCAAAGGCAAGCTTGGCTGGGAGGGCTAG
- a CDS encoding TlyA family RNA methyltransferase, which yields MKKRLDVLLLERGLFDSRAKAQAVIMAGSVLVDGQKIDKSGTLIDEKSTVKILGNRLKYVSRGGLKLEKALGKFGIDPCGRICLDIGASTGGFTDCLLQNGAEKVYAVDVGYGQMDLKVRNDSRVVVIERTNARNLTPEALYGKDDDKSHRASLAVIDVSFISLSKILPAVYGLLSEKAEAAALVKPQFEAGRALVGKGGIVRDNNTHELVLKNAAASAIETGFSFEGSCVSPIKGADGNIEFLIHLKK from the coding sequence ATGAAAAAAAGGCTTGATGTTCTTCTCCTTGAAAGAGGTCTTTTTGATTCCCGGGCCAAAGCACAGGCTGTAATAATGGCCGGCAGCGTTCTTGTGGACGGGCAAAAAATAGACAAGTCCGGAACTCTGATAGACGAAAAAAGCACCGTTAAGATACTTGGGAACCGGCTTAAATATGTGTCCAGAGGCGGACTAAAACTTGAGAAGGCTCTCGGTAAGTTTGGGATCGATCCCTGCGGCAGGATCTGCCTTGACATAGGGGCCTCCACCGGCGGCTTTACCGACTGCCTTCTGCAGAACGGAGCAGAAAAGGTATACGCGGTGGATGTGGGCTACGGTCAGATGGACCTAAAGGTAAGGAACGACAGCAGAGTAGTGGTTATAGAAAGGACCAATGCGAGGAACCTGACACCAGAGGCGCTTTACGGAAAAGATGATGACAAAAGCCATCGGGCCTCTCTTGCCGTTATAGATGTTTCCTTCATATCGCTGTCAAAGATACTCCCTGCGGTATACGGCCTTCTGTCCGAAAAGGCCGAGGCGGCCGCCCTAGTAAAACCCCAGTTCGAGGCCGGCAGGGCCCTGGTGGGCAAAGGCGGCATTGTCAGGGACAACAACACACATGAACTGGTGCTCAAGAATGCTGCGGCATCGGCAATAGAAACCGGTTTTTCTTTTGAGGGCTCCTGCGTTTCCCCTATAAAAGGAGCCGACGGCAATATCGAGTTCCTTATCCATCTCAAAAAATGA
- the galT gene encoding galactose-1-phosphate uridylyltransferase, whose product MPDLRQNPATKEWVIIAKERARRPDDFAVEKPKEEESREEKENCVFCCGNENKTPKEIMAYRAFGTKPDTPGWWVRVVPNKFAALVQDGSPKRFKEHDFFRHMDGIGSHEVIIETPDHASHIATMDQHQVEEIFLAYRERYIALSKNPDFEIIIIFRNHGRSAGTSIKHPHSQIIAAPVTPTHVRHRLEEAMRYFDDEGRCVYCDMLAKEKEVNERIVLETDNFICFEPYASRSPFETYILPKIHQACFKDITENMAKEFAYITRNTLRKIDKALNNPDYNYIIGSAPPQESGGEYYHWHMRIIPKVSAVAGFELGSGIFINTVIPEEAAKFLKDIPA is encoded by the coding sequence ATGCCCGACTTAAGACAGAACCCCGCGACCAAAGAATGGGTCATAATAGCCAAGGAAAGGGCCAGAAGGCCCGATGATTTTGCCGTGGAAAAACCAAAAGAGGAAGAGTCCCGGGAAGAAAAGGAGAACTGCGTTTTCTGCTGCGGCAACGAGAACAAAACGCCGAAAGAGATCATGGCTTACAGGGCCTTTGGCACCAAGCCCGATACTCCCGGCTGGTGGGTCCGGGTGGTCCCCAACAAATTTGCCGCGCTTGTGCAGGACGGCAGCCCCAAAAGGTTCAAGGAACATGACTTTTTTCGCCACATGGACGGCATCGGCAGCCACGAGGTAATAATAGAGACTCCGGACCACGCATCGCATATCGCAACAATGGATCAGCATCAGGTGGAGGAGATCTTTCTGGCCTACAGGGAAAGGTATATAGCTCTCAGCAAGAATCCTGATTTTGAAATAATAATTATTTTCAGGAACCACGGCAGGTCGGCCGGGACTTCGATAAAACACCCGCATTCGCAGATCATCGCCGCCCCGGTCACTCCGACTCATGTGCGCCACCGCCTCGAGGAGGCCATGAGGTATTTTGACGACGAGGGAAGATGTGTTTACTGCGACATGCTGGCAAAAGAAAAAGAAGTTAACGAGCGCATCGTCCTTGAAACCGACAATTTTATCTGTTTTGAGCCTTATGCCTCGAGGTCCCCGTTCGAGACCTATATACTGCCAAAGATCCATCAGGCCTGCTTTAAGGACATCACGGAGAATATGGCAAAAGAATTCGCCTATATTACAAGGAACACGCTTAGAAAGATAGACAAGGCGCTTAATAACCCCGATTACAACTATATCATCGGCTCTGCGCCACCGCAGGAATCCGGCGGAGAGTACTATCACTGGCACATGAGGATAATCCCGAAAGTTTCGGCTGTAGCCGGCTTTGAACTCGGGTCCGGGATCTTCATAAACACCGTCATTCCCGAAGAAGCTGCCAAATTTCTAAAAGACATCCCGGCATGA
- the pcrA gene encoding DNA helicase PcrA: MSVLKSLNPQQKEAVLCTDGPLLIIAGAGSGKTRVLTHRIAYMIKEKGIAPYSILAVTFTNKAADEMKKRIKRLAGLAARDLWAGTFHSICGRILRRDIDKIGREKNFVIFGQDEQLSLMKQAIKELDFDDKRYKPAAMLDSVSKAKNEMKGPAQYAESAMDIWGEKAAQCYALYQKKLFENNALDFDDMLCFTVELLQTSKETLRHYQERFSHINVDEYQDTNHVQYMLARLLSEKSGNICVVGDDDQSIYGFRGADIRNILDFEKDYPGAKVIKLEENYRSTKNILDAANHVISNNTARKSKKLWTASKEGQRPVHYLAKDEQDEALFVLGQIQKLKTDRELKDFAVLYRTNAQSRVLEEAFLQAGIPYRIISGFRFYERKEIKDLMALLRVIFNPKDSLSMLRVMGFMLSGVGRITLAKLDLAAASRNVPLYEVLKNTDGLDLTAKTKKSLAALIETLEYFRSLAATSSASSIMDKIIHRTKYVADLEAEGTEEALARVENIKEFLSVAIKFEQNSEDTSLGAFISQISLVSDQDTLDEASSSVTMMTFHAAKGLEFPVVFMVGLEEGIFPHYRAMFEPKELEEERRLCYVGITRAREVLYLTSARERLLFGESWCNGPSRFLEEIPPDRKEELSSDCLDNAPEEIKVSSCYDGMYSVGDLIRHPKWGSGEIMKVDGDGEDTMIEVVFSNIGAKTLMLKYAPIEKRP, from the coding sequence ATGTCAGTCCTCAAGTCCCTTAACCCGCAGCAAAAAGAAGCCGTTCTCTGCACAGATGGCCCTCTGCTCATTATTGCAGGAGCGGGTTCCGGCAAGACCCGCGTCCTTACGCACCGTATCGCCTACATGATAAAGGAAAAAGGCATAGCTCCTTACAGCATTCTGGCGGTCACCTTTACCAACAAAGCGGCGGATGAAATGAAGAAAAGGATAAAAAGGCTGGCAGGGCTTGCCGCAAGGGACCTGTGGGCGGGCACCTTCCATTCCATCTGCGGCAGGATACTTCGCAGGGATATAGACAAGATAGGCCGGGAGAAGAATTTTGTCATCTTTGGCCAGGATGAGCAGCTTTCGCTCATGAAGCAGGCGATAAAGGAATTGGACTTTGACGACAAAAGGTACAAACCTGCTGCCATGCTTGATTCGGTAAGCAAGGCAAAGAACGAGATGAAAGGCCCTGCGCAGTACGCTGAGAGCGCCATGGACATATGGGGGGAAAAGGCGGCCCAATGCTACGCGCTCTACCAGAAAAAACTCTTTGAGAATAACGCGCTTGATTTTGACGACATGCTCTGCTTTACGGTTGAACTTCTGCAGACTTCCAAAGAGACCCTGCGGCATTATCAGGAGAGGTTTTCTCACATAAATGTCGACGAATACCAGGATACCAATCATGTCCAATATATGCTGGCAAGGCTCCTGTCCGAAAAAAGCGGGAATATATGCGTGGTGGGGGATGATGACCAGAGCATTTACGGGTTCAGGGGAGCGGACATTAGGAACATCCTTGATTTTGAAAAGGATTATCCGGGAGCAAAAGTGATAAAGCTCGAAGAAAACTACCGCTCCACAAAGAACATACTTGATGCCGCCAACCATGTCATATCCAACAACACGGCAAGGAAGAGCAAAAAACTCTGGACGGCCTCAAAAGAAGGGCAGCGCCCGGTGCATTATCTTGCCAAGGACGAGCAGGACGAGGCCCTTTTTGTTCTGGGCCAGATACAAAAGCTAAAGACGGATAGAGAGTTGAAAGACTTTGCCGTGCTCTACAGGACCAATGCGCAGTCCCGTGTTCTTGAAGAAGCCTTTCTTCAGGCCGGAATACCCTATAGGATCATTTCCGGTTTCCGGTTCTACGAAAGAAAAGAAATAAAGGACCTGATGGCGCTTTTGCGCGTCATCTTTAATCCCAAAGACAGCTTAAGCATGTTAAGGGTGATGGGCTTTATGCTGAGCGGGGTCGGGAGGATAACTCTGGCCAAACTTGATCTTGCGGCCGCCTCAAGGAACGTTCCGCTATATGAGGTTTTAAAGAATACGGACGGCCTTGATCTTACGGCAAAGACAAAAAAAAGCCTGGCTGCTCTTATCGAAACGCTCGAGTACTTTAGAAGCCTTGCCGCAACTTCTTCGGCCTCTTCCATAATGGACAAGATAATACACCGCACAAAGTATGTGGCGGACCTGGAAGCCGAAGGAACGGAAGAAGCTCTTGCCAGGGTGGAGAACATAAAAGAATTCCTGTCGGTGGCGATAAAATTTGAACAGAACAGCGAGGACACTTCTCTGGGCGCCTTTATCTCTCAGATCTCCCTTGTCAGCGACCAGGACACATTGGATGAGGCCTCTTCTTCCGTTACAATGATGACCTTTCATGCAGCCAAAGGACTGGAATTTCCCGTGGTGTTCATGGTGGGGCTTGAAGAAGGCATTTTTCCTCATTACAGGGCGATGTTCGAGCCGAAAGAACTTGAAGAGGAAAGAAGGCTGTGCTATGTCGGCATTACCCGCGCCAGAGAGGTCCTGTATCTTACCTCGGCCAGAGAAAGGCTTTTGTTCGGCGAGAGCTGGTGTAACGGGCCTTCCAGATTTCTTGAGGAGATCCCCCCGGACCGTAAAGAAGAGCTTTCCAGCGATTGTCTGGACAACGCTCCGGAAGAGATAAAGGTGTCTTCCTGCTACGATGGGATGTATTCTGTAGGAGATCTGATAAGACATCCGAAATGGGGAAGCGGCGAGATAATGAAGGTTGACGGGGACGGGGAGGATACCATGATAGAAGTAGTGTTCTCAAATATCGGAGCCAAAACACTGATGCTTAAATATGCGCCGATAGAGAAAAGGCCGTGA